From Chryseobacterium sp. IHB B 17019, one genomic window encodes:
- the rpmG gene encoding 50S ribosomal protein L33: protein MAKKGNRVQVILECTEHKESGMPGMSRYISTKNKKNTTERLELKKYNPVLKRSTLHKEIK from the coding sequence ATGGCAAAAAAAGGAAACAGAGTTCAAGTAATCCTTGAATGTACAGAGCACAAAGAAAGTGGTATGCCAGGAATGTCTAGATACATTTCTACTAAAAATAAAAAGAACACTACAGAGAGATTGGAATTGAAAAAATACAATCCTGTTCTTAAAAGATCTACCCTTCACAAAGAAATCAAGTAA
- a CDS encoding OmpA family protein, whose product MKLSLAIVAFALAVPTAGFAQDSTAVVSNGEYPNTFSSGSANVSPFTNKSKRFNDWSISVGAGVPLVQSADLTSIKNGNGKNLFGYSAYVSIDKAITHAFGLKLQYDRGETRQGWFNTKDSAPSGMGYQEVGARTQYDAISILGDINFSNLLRRVDNHSPFRWALHGYAGVGTLAYRAYQKDAAGQRLMTEIKPFKLGSMFGQAGAGLKFKVNRRIDIEGRLMYVMTGDDEFDGGGHKYSDINQREEQVSDNFFNATLGVSLKLGKHESHLMWHDPLQEIYYKLDVLANKNQDIEVCKKGDLDNDGVCDDWDRQLDTPAGARVDGAGVALDTDLDGVIDLYDKCVTVPGPVENQGCPTTTAPITGPVTETETKLDGIEFDLNSDRILPSNTPILNNAVSYINSSSGSYNVIGATDTRASDAYNQKLSERRANNVKNYLIQNGVQSGKLNAIGRGEKDLKYPECEPATKCPEWKNRANRRVYFEAK is encoded by the coding sequence ATGAAATTAAGTTTAGCAATTGTTGCATTTGCATTAGCTGTTCCGACGGCAGGCTTTGCACAAGACTCAACTGCAGTAGTTTCAAATGGAGAATATCCAAACACATTTTCTTCAGGCTCTGCGAATGTTTCCCCCTTTACAAATAAATCAAAAAGATTCAACGACTGGTCAATTTCAGTGGGTGCTGGTGTTCCATTAGTACAATCTGCAGATTTAACATCTATAAAAAACGGTAACGGTAAAAACCTTTTTGGTTATTCAGCGTATGTAAGTATTGACAAAGCTATTACTCATGCTTTTGGTCTTAAATTACAATATGACAGAGGGGAAACTAGACAAGGCTGGTTCAATACAAAAGATTCTGCACCTAGCGGTATGGGATATCAGGAAGTAGGAGCCAGAACTCAATATGATGCGATCTCAATTTTAGGAGATATTAACTTCTCAAACCTTTTGAGAAGAGTTGATAATCATTCTCCTTTCAGATGGGCATTACACGGATATGCGGGTGTTGGTACTCTTGCATACAGAGCTTATCAAAAAGACGCTGCAGGCCAGAGATTAATGACTGAAATCAAGCCATTCAAACTTGGATCAATGTTTGGTCAGGCTGGTGCTGGTCTTAAATTCAAAGTTAACAGAAGAATTGACATCGAAGGTAGATTAATGTATGTAATGACTGGTGATGATGAATTCGATGGTGGAGGTCACAAATACAGCGATATCAACCAACGTGAAGAGCAGGTTTCTGACAACTTCTTCAACGCAACTTTAGGTGTTTCTTTAAAATTAGGAAAACACGAATCTCACTTAATGTGGCATGACCCACTTCAGGAAATCTATTACAAGCTAGATGTTTTGGCTAACAAAAATCAAGATATTGAAGTTTGTAAAAAAGGAGATCTTGATAACGATGGTGTTTGCGACGATTGGGATAGACAGCTTGATACTCCTGCTGGTGCAAGAGTTGACGGTGCTGGTGTTGCCCTTGATACAGACCTTGATGGTGTAATCGACCTTTACGATAAGTGTGTAACGGTTCCTGGACCTGTAGAAAATCAAGGATGTCCTACAACTACAGCTCCTATTACAGGACCTGTAACAGAAACAGAAACTAAATTAGACGGTATCGAGTTTGATCTAAACTCTGACAGAATTTTACCTTCTAACACTCCTATCCTTAACAACGCTGTTAGCTATATTAATTCTTCAAGCGGTAGTTATAATGTGATCGGAGCTACAGATACAAGAGCTTCTGATGCTTACAACCAGAAATTATCTGAAAGAAGAGCAAACAACGTTAAGAATTATTTAATTCAAAATGGTGTTCAGTCTGGTAAACTTAACGCAATCGGTAGAGGTGAAAAAGACCTTAAATACCCTGAGTGCGAACCTGCTACTAAATGTCCTGAATGGAAAAACAGAGCAAACAGAAGAGTTTACTTCGAAGCTAAATAA
- the ftsY gene encoding signal recognition particle-docking protein FtsY, which translates to MSWFKNIFKKEEKETLDKGLEKSSQGFFEKMTKAVVGKNKVDDEVLDNLEEILIASDVGASTTIKIIERIEERVARDKYVSVSELDNILREEISGLLLENPHKGTGNIDTSKKPYVIMVVGVNGVGKTTTIGKLAHQFKSEGKKVVLGAADTFRAAAVDQLVIWSERVGVPIVKQDMGSDPASVAFDTVQSAVAQEADVVIIDTAGRLHNKINLMNELSKIKRVMQKVIPDAPHEILLVLDGSTGQNAFEQAKQFTAATEVNALAVTKLDGTAKGGVVIGISDQFQIPVKYIGVGEKMQDLQLFNGTEFVDSFFKKR; encoded by the coding sequence ATGAGTTGGTTTAAAAATATTTTTAAAAAAGAAGAGAAAGAAACTTTAGATAAAGGATTGGAAAAATCCAGCCAAGGTTTTTTCGAAAAAATGACGAAAGCCGTTGTCGGTAAAAACAAGGTTGACGATGAAGTTCTGGATAATCTTGAAGAAATACTGATTGCATCTGATGTAGGCGCATCCACAACCATTAAAATCATAGAAAGAATTGAGGAACGTGTTGCCAGAGACAAATACGTCAGCGTAAGCGAACTGGACAATATTCTTCGTGAAGAAATTTCAGGATTATTGCTTGAAAACCCACACAAAGGAACAGGAAATATTGACACCTCCAAAAAGCCTTATGTAATAATGGTTGTCGGGGTAAACGGCGTCGGAAAAACAACTACAATCGGGAAACTTGCCCATCAGTTTAAATCTGAAGGAAAGAAAGTTGTTCTGGGAGCGGCAGATACCTTCAGAGCGGCAGCTGTTGATCAACTGGTAATCTGGAGTGAGAGAGTCGGCGTTCCTATCGTAAAGCAGGATATGGGCTCAGATCCGGCTTCTGTAGCTTTTGATACGGTACAAAGTGCAGTTGCACAGGAAGCAGATGTTGTCATCATTGATACAGCGGGAAGACTTCATAATAAAATCAATCTGATGAATGAGCTTTCCAAAATTAAAAGGGTGATGCAAAAGGTGATTCCTGATGCTCCTCATGAGATACTTTTGGTTCTGGACGGTTCTACAGGTCAGAACGCTTTTGAGCAGGCCAAACAGTTTACGGCAGCGACAGAAGTAAACGCTCTTGCTGTAACAAAACTAGACGGCACGGCCAAAGGCGGTGTTGTAATAGGCATTTCGGATCAGTTTCAAATTCCGGTAAAATATATCGGTGTCGGAGAAAAGATGCAGGATCTGCAATTGTTTAATGGTACGGAATTTGTTGATTCGTTCTTCAAGAAAAGATGA
- a CDS encoding OmpA family protein, which produces MKLGLLLLATLPIAAYAQDSIAVSSTNEYPNTFSSGSANVQPFDNKARRFRDWSISVGGGTALMVHSDLVSVYDKKINWGYNTYVSLDKQISHAFGLSLIYQRGETKQKAQLEGAAGVAAGVAEANTKYNQIALMGDINFSNLLRRVDNHSPYRWALHGYAGIGFMNFNTSLHDNNEFRWSTSPARIPLFIDKKLDLASFYYQFGTGLKYNVSKLIDIEARAMYTISGDDEFDGGGNAGKADYDPLSKVSKYNMINKRRSDNMLTVNLGLTFKLGNKLSHLTWHDPLQEAYYRANVLESKETDFVVCEKGDNDNDGVCDDWDRQLDTPAGARVDGAGVALDMDLDGVIDLYDKCVTVPGPVENQGCPPAPAAVSTSATAVDEINKNFEGIEFELNSDKIRPVSYGKLDHAADVIKSLNSSDKFLVIGATDARGSAAYNLKLSQKRADAVVKYLNSKGVSSGMLIAEGRGKTDLKYPECDPASKCSEEKNEANRRVYFQAK; this is translated from the coding sequence ATGAAATTAGGTTTATTATTATTGGCCACATTGCCTATTGCAGCTTATGCTCAGGACAGTATCGCAGTTAGTTCTACTAACGAATACCCGAATACGTTCTCATCAGGTTCCGCCAATGTCCAACCTTTCGACAACAAGGCTAGAAGATTTAGAGATTGGTCTATCTCAGTCGGTGGTGGTACTGCCTTAATGGTTCACTCAGATCTTGTATCAGTTTATGATAAAAAGATCAACTGGGGGTACAACACTTACGTGAGTTTAGACAAACAAATCAGCCACGCTTTTGGTTTAAGCCTTATTTACCAGAGAGGAGAAACGAAACAAAAAGCTCAGCTAGAAGGAGCTGCAGGTGTTGCTGCCGGAGTTGCAGAAGCCAATACCAAGTACAATCAAATTGCTTTAATGGGAGACATCAACTTCTCAAACCTTTTGAGAAGAGTTGATAATCATTCTCCGTACAGATGGGCATTGCATGGTTACGCTGGTATCGGTTTTATGAACTTCAACACGTCCTTGCACGACAACAACGAATTCAGATGGAGTACTTCTCCAGCAAGAATTCCTTTGTTCATTGATAAGAAATTAGACTTAGCATCTTTCTATTACCAATTCGGTACTGGTCTGAAGTATAATGTTTCTAAGCTTATTGATATCGAAGCCAGAGCAATGTATACCATCAGTGGTGATGATGAGTTCGATGGTGGTGGAAATGCTGGTAAAGCAGATTACGATCCTTTATCCAAAGTTTCTAAGTATAACATGATCAACAAGAGAAGATCAGATAATATGCTGACTGTAAACTTAGGACTTACCTTTAAATTAGGTAATAAACTTTCACACCTGACATGGCATGATCCTTTACAAGAAGCTTATTACAGAGCCAACGTGCTGGAAAGCAAAGAAACTGATTTTGTAGTTTGTGAAAAAGGAGATAATGACAATGATGGCGTTTGTGATGATTGGGACAGACAACTTGATACTCCTGCTGGTGCAAGAGTTGACGGTGCCGGTGTTGCATTAGATATGGATCTTGACGGTGTCATCGATTTATACGATAAATGTGTAACCGTTCCAGGACCTGTAGAAAATCAAGGTTGTCCTCCAGCTCCTGCTGCAGTTTCAACTTCTGCAACTGCTGTAGATGAAATCAACAAAAACTTTGAAGGTATTGAATTTGAGCTTAACAGTGATAAGATCAGACCTGTATCTTATGGAAAGCTAGATCACGCTGCAGACGTTATTAAAAGTTTGAATTCTAGTGATAAGTTTTTGGTAATTGGAGCTACTGACGCTAGAGGTTCAGCTGCTTACAACTTGAAACTATCTCAGAAAAGAGCTGATGCTGTTGTAAAATACCTTAATAGCAAAGGGGTTTCTTCTGGTATGCTTATTGCTGAAGGAAGAGGTAAAACTGACCTTAAGTATCCTGAATGTGATCCAGCTTCTAAATGCTCTGAAGAAAAAAACGAGGCAAACAGAAGAGTTTACTTTCAAGCAAAATAA
- the folK gene encoding 2-amino-4-hydroxy-6-hydroxymethyldihydropteridine diphosphokinase, which translates to MSQHKVVLLLGSNIGDQKKNLETALQKIKEGGNEILQISEFLTSEAVEFVSSNIFCNIASIILTSLSPIQLLDFVKSIEIEMGRSNDSRVTGGYADRVIDIDIVTYNELKFVSERLEIPHIKHLFEREFSKVLLKDLSE; encoded by the coding sequence ATGTCGCAACATAAGGTAGTTTTGTTACTCGGAAGTAATATTGGAGATCAAAAAAAAAATTTAGAAACCGCCCTTCAGAAGATTAAAGAAGGGGGGAATGAAATATTACAAATAAGTGAATTTTTGACATCCGAGGCTGTAGAATTTGTCAGTTCCAATATTTTTTGTAATATTGCATCAATAATATTGACAAGTCTTTCACCTATTCAACTACTTGATTTTGTTAAAAGTATTGAAATTGAGATGGGCAGAAGTAACGATTCTAGGGTCACAGGAGGATATGCGGACAGGGTAATAGACATAGATATCGTTACATATAATGAACTGAAATTCGTCTCAGAAAGATTGGAAATCCCTCACATAAAACATCTTTTTGAAAGGGAATTCTCAAAAGTATTATTAAAAGATTTATCTGAATAA
- the rpmB gene encoding 50S ribosomal protein L28: MSRICQITGKRAMVGNNVSHANNKTKRRFEINLLEKKFYLPEQDKHVTLKVSAHGLRVINKIGIEEAIERATRNGLIKKN; encoded by the coding sequence ATGTCAAGAATTTGCCAAATAACAGGAAAGCGTGCAATGGTTGGTAACAACGTTTCTCACGCTAATAACAAAACGAAGCGTCGTTTTGAAATTAACTTATTGGAGAAGAAATTTTACCTTCCGGAGCAAGATAAGCACGTAACACTGAAAGTATCAGCTCATGGATTGAGAGTGATTAACAAGATTGGAATCGAAGAAGCTATTGAAAGAGCTACTAGAAACGGATTGATTAAAAAGAACTAA
- the sppA gene encoding signal peptide peptidase SppA, with translation MKSFFKNVLANIVAIVILCAVFFFFFIIMLVFSAMGNDKSVVVKKDSVLTINLKTNIIDSPTEEQGSLFNINDQNKSVLIYDAIEAINKAKTDDKIKGISIEADDLNAGITQIDDLRNAIADFKKSGKFVYAYGNGVSQAAYYLGSVADQYYLNPSGMIELKGLATEVTFLKDFADKYGIGIEVIRHGKFKSAVEPFLRNDISPENKEQLSTLLNDIWKNTSSKMAVSRKIDTAQFRTVVDSLYGMIPELGLKYKLADKLIQKTEYDELIKSKLNLKEKDKLNKISLGKYIASYSEDEKSGDKVAVLYASGSINGGDNYNDIHAETYIKYIKELQENDKVKAVVFRINSPGGSANASDEILFELQQLKKKKPLIVSFGDYAASGGYYIAMAADKIYSEPNTLTGSIGVFGVIPYFKDIANKNGVRSDIVSTNANSQYYSSLNGVTPYGVSLITRSVEGTYKRFVHFVTQNRKKTFDQIDNVGGGRVWSGTRAKQIGLVDELGTLNDAVKFAAQKAGLKSYAISSYPKKMTPFEQIFKDLNEDDISAKVIKNKIGKANYEIMQQIIEERKLQSEVKMEMPYQIKIN, from the coding sequence ATGAAAAGTTTTTTTAAAAATGTACTGGCAAATATAGTGGCTATTGTTATATTATGTGCCGTGTTTTTCTTCTTTTTTATCATAATGCTTGTATTTAGCGCGATGGGAAATGACAAGTCTGTAGTGGTGAAAAAAGATTCTGTGCTTACAATTAATTTAAAAACAAATATAATAGACAGCCCTACGGAAGAACAGGGAAGTTTATTTAATATTAATGACCAAAATAAAAGTGTCTTGATTTATGACGCGATTGAGGCGATTAATAAAGCAAAAACGGATGATAAAATTAAAGGGATAAGTATCGAAGCAGACGACCTGAATGCCGGGATTACCCAGATTGATGACCTTAGGAATGCAATCGCAGATTTTAAGAAAAGCGGAAAATTTGTGTATGCCTATGGAAACGGGGTGTCGCAGGCAGCTTATTATTTAGGGTCTGTTGCGGATCAGTACTATCTGAATCCGTCTGGAATGATCGAGCTTAAAGGCTTGGCAACGGAAGTGACTTTCTTAAAAGATTTTGCGGATAAGTACGGAATCGGGATCGAGGTAATCCGTCACGGGAAGTTCAAATCAGCGGTAGAACCGTTTTTAAGAAATGATATTTCTCCCGAAAATAAAGAACAATTAAGCACACTTCTAAATGACATCTGGAAAAATACATCTTCAAAAATGGCTGTTTCAAGAAAAATTGATACCGCCCAGTTCAGAACAGTTGTTGATAGCTTATACGGAATGATTCCTGAGTTGGGATTGAAGTATAAATTAGCTGATAAGTTAATTCAGAAAACAGAATATGATGAATTAATTAAATCAAAATTAAACTTAAAAGAAAAAGATAAGTTAAATAAAATCTCTTTAGGAAAATATATAGCATCTTATTCTGAGGATGAAAAATCAGGGGATAAAGTTGCTGTCTTATATGCTTCAGGATCTATTAATGGTGGAGATAATTATAATGATATTCATGCCGAAACTTATATTAAATATATCAAGGAACTTCAGGAAAATGATAAAGTAAAAGCTGTTGTTTTCAGGATCAATTCTCCTGGTGGAAGTGCCAATGCGTCTGATGAAATTTTGTTTGAGCTTCAGCAATTAAAAAAGAAAAAGCCACTTATTGTTTCTTTTGGTGATTATGCTGCTTCAGGAGGATATTATATTGCAATGGCCGCGGATAAAATTTATTCGGAGCCTAATACCCTTACAGGATCTATTGGTGTTTTTGGGGTGATTCCTTACTTTAAAGATATTGCCAATAAAAACGGCGTTCGTTCTGATATTGTTTCTACAAATGCAAATTCTCAATATTATTCTTCTTTAAACGGTGTTACGCCTTATGGAGTAAGCCTGATAACGAGAAGTGTTGAGGGAACTTACAAGAGATTTGTTCATTTTGTAACTCAAAACAGGAAAAAAACTTTTGATCAGATTGATAATGTAGGTGGAGGAAGAGTATGGAGTGGAACAAGAGCAAAGCAAATCGGTCTTGTGGATGAATTGGGAACCCTGAATGATGCAGTGAAATTTGCGGCTCAAAAAGCAGGTTTGAAATCGTACGCAATTTCATCTTACCCAAAAAAGATGACACCTTTCGAGCAGATATTTAAAGATCTGAATGAAGATGATATCTCTGCAAAGGTTATTAAAAATAAGATAGGAAAGGCTAATTATGAAATTATGCAGCAGATTATAGAAGAAAGAAAGCTACAGTCTGAAGTGAAAATGGAAATGCCTTATCAGATTAAGATCAACTAA
- a CDS encoding RecQ family ATP-dependent DNA helicase — translation MISQQDFQELKFKTLKYFWGYDNFRDSQEAIIDSIINEKDTLVLLPTGAGKSLCYQLPALLKEGACLIISPLLALMKDQVNQLKFRGIEAEYLSSELDEYDAETIYGRCKDGLTKMLYISPERLTNKQFLQNIEEIQLSFIAVDEAHCISEWGQDFRPSYQNIKDFRKNNPKIPCLALTATATTKVLEEIKVKLELKDPKVFQKSFRRDNIKIFTEEVSDKFQRILDVLKYTNESGIIYTRTRKEAEQLTEYLHKNQLKNVDFYHAGLTTKEKNAKQTIWNNSNNNVLISTNAFGMGIDKDNVRFVIHYSPSPSIENYYQEIGRSGRDGKDSFAFMLWNKQELSNFDQILKNQIPNKAEFLKIITYLYSIFQVAEFELPEKVFQLNINGIQSFTKLSTAKIKNVLNFLHNQEIIYFNDNKSLSSLQLLMQADEIDQLPRKDAYFIELMLRTISGITTHKVMFSEQQASNKIGVSILLIKERLKELQEKGYVEYVDGALTSIKFLKPRDERVNNSIYWKLFEHIQKNKIQKWEEMKFFIEDNQYCKMKLILAYFGEKNSKNCGQCSVCEKNKQSIFGKNISVQITNLLANKPSTIEELSIQLNYHSKENILENLIFLLDSGKVKMLNFRTYALT, via the coding sequence ATGATTTCTCAGCAAGATTTTCAGGAATTAAAATTTAAAACTTTAAAATATTTTTGGGGTTACGACAACTTTCGTGACTCTCAGGAAGCAATTATTGATTCTATAATCAATGAAAAAGATACTCTTGTTCTCCTACCCACCGGTGCAGGAAAATCACTCTGTTATCAGCTTCCCGCTTTGCTAAAAGAAGGAGCCTGCCTTATCATTTCACCGCTTTTGGCATTAATGAAGGATCAGGTGAACCAATTAAAATTTAGAGGCATTGAAGCAGAATATTTATCTTCCGAATTAGATGAATATGATGCAGAAACAATCTATGGCCGTTGCAAAGATGGCTTAACAAAAATGCTTTATATTTCACCGGAAAGACTTACTAACAAACAATTTCTTCAAAATATTGAGGAAATTCAGCTTTCATTCATTGCAGTGGACGAAGCACATTGTATTTCAGAATGGGGACAGGATTTCAGGCCCAGCTATCAAAATATTAAAGATTTTAGAAAAAATAATCCTAAGATTCCCTGCTTAGCTTTAACTGCTACAGCAACTACAAAAGTTTTAGAAGAGATAAAAGTCAAACTCGAGCTTAAAGATCCTAAAGTTTTTCAAAAAAGTTTCAGAAGAGATAATATTAAAATTTTCACAGAAGAAGTTTCAGATAAATTTCAAAGGATTCTCGATGTTCTTAAGTATACCAATGAATCAGGAATTATTTATACCCGAACCAGAAAAGAAGCTGAACAACTGACCGAATATTTACATAAAAATCAATTGAAAAACGTTGATTTTTACCATGCGGGATTGACTACGAAGGAAAAAAATGCTAAACAAACCATTTGGAACAACAGCAATAATAATGTTTTAATTTCAACAAACGCTTTCGGAATGGGGATTGACAAAGACAATGTACGTTTTGTGATCCACTATTCTCCTTCCCCATCGATTGAAAATTATTATCAGGAAATCGGTCGATCAGGAAGGGACGGAAAAGACAGTTTTGCTTTTATGCTATGGAATAAGCAGGAGCTCTCAAACTTTGATCAAATTTTAAAAAATCAAATTCCAAATAAAGCAGAATTTTTAAAGATTATCACTTATCTGTATTCTATTTTTCAAGTTGCCGAGTTTGAATTACCTGAAAAAGTTTTTCAATTAAATATCAACGGAATTCAAAGCTTTACGAAACTATCGACTGCAAAGATTAAAAATGTACTAAACTTCCTTCATAATCAGGAAATTATTTATTTCAACGACAACAAAAGCCTTTCATCATTACAACTATTAATGCAGGCTGATGAAATAGATCAATTACCGCGGAAAGACGCCTATTTTATAGAGTTAATGCTTCGTACCATATCAGGAATTACTACTCACAAGGTAATGTTCAGTGAACAGCAGGCAAGCAATAAAATCGGGGTAAGCATTCTGTTGATCAAGGAAAGATTAAAGGAACTTCAGGAAAAAGGTTATGTGGAATATGTTGACGGAGCTTTGACAAGCATTAAATTTTTAAAACCACGGGACGAAAGAGTCAATAATTCTATATACTGGAAACTTTTTGAGCATATTCAGAAAAATAAAATCCAGAAATGGGAAGAAATGAAGTTCTTTATTGAAGATAATCAATATTGTAAAATGAAATTGATTCTTGCCTATTTTGGAGAAAAAAATTCTAAAAATTGTGGTCAATGTTCTGTTTGCGAAAAGAATAAGCAATCTATTTTTGGAAAGAACATTTCTGTACAGATTACTAATTTATTGGCTAACAAACCTTCCACGATAGAAGAACTTTCTATCCAGTTGAATTATCATTCAAAAGAAAATATTCTGGAAAATTTAATATTTCTACTTGATTCCGGGAAAGTAAAAATGTTGAATTTCAGGACGTACGCTTTAACATGA
- a CDS encoding GlsB/YeaQ/YmgE family stress response membrane protein, whose amino-acid sequence MGILTWILFGLIAGAIAKLIMPGNQGGGWLITIILGIIGAFIGGAIGVYILHWGDVDSFWNFRSWILAIGGALIVLWIYGMATKKST is encoded by the coding sequence ATGGGAATTTTAACATGGATCTTATTCGGGCTTATTGCCGGAGCTATCGCAAAACTTATCATGCCCGGAAACCAGGGAGGAGGATGGCTGATCACCATTATTTTAGGAATTATAGGCGCCTTTATAGGAGGTGCAATCGGGGTTTATATCCTTCATTGGGGTGATGTAGATTCCTTCTGGAACTTCAGAAGCTGGATTCTGGCAATCGGGGGAGCTTTAATAGTTCTTTGGATTTACGGAATGGCTACGAAGAAAAGCACCTAA
- a CDS encoding DUF4295 domain-containing protein, translating to MAKKVVATLQSGQSKKMTKVVKMVKSSKSGAYVFEEKVMNADEVDGYLKK from the coding sequence ATGGCAAAGAAAGTAGTAGCAACCCTACAAAGCGGACAGTCTAAAAAAATGACTAAAGTTGTGAAAATGGTGAAGTCTTCTAAATCAGGAGCTTACGTTTTCGAAGAAAAAGTAATGAATGCAGACGAAGTAGACGGTTATTTGAAAAAATAA
- the lnt gene encoding apolipoprotein N-acyltransferase encodes MKYVLLTLISAMLLSISWPTYGVPFFIFFALVPLLMMEHGVSKFSAYKRKSWVVFGLSYVCFVIWNVVTTGWLYGSKNPDGSHSLMAVVFPVLVNSFLYSLVFQCYHWYKNAQGTYWGLAFFIAIWMSFEKFHLGWELTWPWLNLGNVFSDYPKLIQWYDTLGATGGSFWILLINILLFYTIRTWQAGRKRKDLIKNSSIVAALIFIPMIISVIKYNSFNEKPIGQVNVLLLQPDLDPYAEKYSKDSLVIENDLLNLAEKNSAGKIDYYIAPETALPGRGSISEAAFEKSFLLNNIKGFLSKHPGSVFATGISSHKFYTSEENLPKEAYQLNPGLWVESFNSAIQIVPNQKVVVYHKGKLVPGVEIFPYMNYLKPILGDAMLNLGGTVASLGTDKERVAFSNPFNKGKIAPIICYESIYGEFTTDYVKKGANFLAIMTNDSWWGVTEGHKQLLSYAKLRAIETRREIARAANSGISAHINAKGEIVADTFYGDQTALFAKVNLYDEMTFYTRAGDFLSRISVFALGFLLFYFLIKWFQNKRKKS; translated from the coding sequence ATGAAATACGTATTACTTACACTGATTTCAGCAATGCTGTTGTCCATTTCATGGCCGACTTACGGGGTTCCATTTTTTATATTTTTTGCCCTTGTTCCATTACTGATGATGGAGCACGGAGTTTCAAAATTCTCGGCGTACAAAAGAAAAAGCTGGGTGGTTTTTGGGCTTTCCTACGTATGTTTTGTAATCTGGAATGTAGTAACGACAGGCTGGCTGTACGGCTCAAAAAACCCTGACGGCAGCCATTCTCTGATGGCGGTTGTATTTCCGGTTTTGGTCAATTCCTTTTTATATTCACTTGTTTTCCAATGCTATCATTGGTACAAAAACGCTCAGGGAACCTATTGGGGATTAGCGTTTTTCATTGCCATCTGGATGAGCTTTGAAAAATTTCATTTAGGCTGGGAACTTACCTGGCCGTGGCTGAATCTCGGAAATGTATTTTCAGATTATCCAAAATTGATTCAATGGTATGATACATTAGGCGCAACCGGAGGAAGCTTCTGGATTCTATTGATTAATATTTTACTATTCTATACGATAAGAACCTGGCAAGCCGGAAGAAAAAGGAAAGATTTGATTAAAAACTCTTCTATTGTAGCTGCTTTGATCTTCATTCCAATGATTATTTCTGTCATTAAATATAATAGCTTTAATGAAAAACCAATCGGGCAGGTAAATGTATTACTGCTTCAGCCTGATCTTGACCCTTATGCCGAAAAATATTCTAAAGACAGTCTCGTTATTGAAAATGACCTACTAAACCTGGCTGAAAAAAACTCAGCAGGGAAAATTGATTACTACATCGCTCCGGAAACTGCTCTTCCAGGAAGAGGCTCTATTTCAGAGGCGGCTTTTGAAAAGAGCTTTCTTCTTAATAATATCAAAGGATTTTTATCAAAACATCCGGGCTCTGTTTTTGCGACAGGAATTTCTTCACATAAATTCTATACCAGCGAGGAAAATCTACCAAAAGAAGCCTATCAGCTGAATCCGGGACTTTGGGTGGAGAGCTTCAACTCAGCCATTCAAATTGTTCCGAACCAGAAGGTAGTGGTTTACCACAAAGGAAAGCTGGTTCCCGGTGTTGAAATTTTCCCTTACATGAATTATTTAAAACCAATTCTAGGTGATGCAATGCTTAATCTGGGAGGTACTGTCGCTTCTCTGGGAACGGATAAAGAACGTGTTGCATTCTCAAACCCCTTCAATAAAGGAAAAATTGCTCCTATCATTTGCTATGAAAGTATTTATGGAGAATTCACCACCGATTATGTAAAAAAAGGAGCCAATTTCCTGGCCATCATGACCAATGATTCCTGGTGGGGCGTTACGGAAGGCCACAAACAGCTTTTATCTTATGCAAAACTGCGAGCTATAGAAACCCGAAGAGAAATTGCCCGCGCAGCCAACAGTGGAATTTCTGCACATATCAACGCAAAAGGTGAGATTGTAGCTGATACTTTTTATGGAGATCAGACCGCCTTATTTGCAAAAGTGAATCTTTACGATGAAATGACCTTTTACACAAGAGCCGGAGATTTTCTTTCAAGAATTTCTGTTTTCGCTCTGGGCTTTCTGTTGTTTTATTTTTTAATTAAATGGTTCCAGAATAAGAGGAAAAAAAGCTAA